Part of the Aquimarina sp. TRL1 genome, TCAAAAGCTGCATAATTATGAAGAATACTCTCTAGTATTTTTCGTGCTTTTTTCTTCAAGGTATTAGGGGAACTGCTTATTTCTTTTGCTATATCTTCCAAAAGCAACTGATAATCAGAAGAAGGAGTAGGTTCACTAATTCCTATTAAACTTTCCAATACTCTGGTTTTCATTTCTGCAACCGCCTTATTCGTAAAAGTAATCGCTAAAATATTTCTGTAACCATCATTGAATGCTCCGGTAAGTAATGTCATTAAGTACGCTTTTACCAATGTATATGTCTTTCCGGCACCGGCAGCAGCATTATATATTACAAAAGGATATCGGTTATTCACGTATCTGTGTTTTTAAAACGTATAACAAAAAAAGTTTCGCCACCAAATCTAGTGTTTTAGCTATAAATAAAACTTATTTATATATATCTAGTACTTTTAATTAATTTATAACGCCAATTTGTTTTTATTAACCTTGCTAATTCCTAAATTTGGGATCATTTTTCATTTTATTAACTAAAAAAGATAGACTATGTCATTCGAATTACCAAAATTAGACTACGCTTTTGATGCGTTAGAACCTCATATAGATGCACGTACGATGGAAATTCACCATGATAAACATCACGCAGGGTATACTAATAAATTAAACGCTGCTATATCTGGAACAGACCTAGAGGGAAAAACTATTGAAAACATTCTTATCAATTTAGACCTGTCTAATGGAGCCGTAAGAAATAACGGAGGAGGATATTACAATCATAGTTTATTCTGGAAAATTATGTCTCCAAACGGAGGAGGAAAACCAAGTGGTGAGTTAGAAGAAGCTATCAACAAGTCTTTTGGTTCATTTGAAGCTTTTAAAGATGCTTTCTCTTCAGCTGCTGCAGGACAATTTGGTTCTGGATGGGCTTGGTTATGTGTCAGAGAAGGTGGAGAATTAGAAGTTTGCGGAACTCCTAATCAGGACAATCCATTAATGCCTAATGTTGGGTGCAGCGGAACTCCTATTTTAGGCCTTGATGTTTGGGAACATGCATACTACCTTAACTACCAAAATAAAAGACCAGATTATATCGCTGCATTTTTTAATGTAATTGACTGGAATGAAGTATCAAAAAGATTTGCTCAGAACAAGTAATATCTGAATATTATAAAGCAAAAAAGAGGAGTGCAATACTCCTCTTTTTTTATATCTATTTTTTTGAAATCGCTGTAAAATAAAAAAAGGTGGATGAACCACCTTTTTTTGCCCCAAATCTACCATGAACTTAACCTACTTATGCTATGGCTCTGCTAATATAGAGCGTTATTTCCTACTTAAAAAATATTTTAGACAAACGGCTAAAATACTTGTTGAACTACACAATTTTATGTAATTTAAGCGCAAATCAACTTATATTTTTTTAATAAGCTCTTTCATTTTTACCTTCATAAAAGTTTATAAAAGCCTTATTTACAACTCTATTTCCTCCTGGGGTTGGATAATCTCCGGTAAAATACCAGTCTCCTAAATTCTTAGGACATGCCTCGTGAAGCTTCTCTACCGTCTGAAAAATTATCTTTACTTCGGCTTTTACCGTACTATCACTTAACATTTCAGCGATTTTATCACTTATTTCCTGATCCGAAAATGAATTGTAAATCTTAGTCACGTGATTCTTCACTTCTTCATCTGGTAAGTTCTCCTGCTCTTTACATTGTTCATATACCTGCTCAACTAAATCGTAGTTTCCGTTTTCTTTTAATAATTCGATAGCTGCCTTAAAAGCTATCAGCCCTTCCATTCTTGCCATATCAATTCCATAGCAATCCGGATAACGAATTTGTGGAGCAGAAGAAACAATAATTATTTTTTTTGGATTTAGCCTGTCGAGCATCTTAATAATACTCTTCTTTAGTGTAGTCCCTCTAACAATACTATCATCGATAACTACCAGATTATCTTCTGACTTTACTACTCCATAGGTAACATCGTATACATGAGCTACCAGATCATCTCTGCTGCTGTCTTCTGTAATAAATGTTCTGAGTTTCGCGTCTTTTATTGCTATTTTTTCTGTTCTCAGTCGATGAGATAGAATTTCTTTGAGTCGTTCATTCGTCAACCCTTCTTTTTCTTTAAGGATCGTCTCGTTCTTTTGCTTATTCAATTCATCCTGCGCTGCTTCTACTAATCCGTAAAAAGAAGTTTCTGCTGTATTAGGGATAAAAGAGAACACGGTATTAAGCGTATCGTGATTTATCTCTTTTAACACCTGAGGCATCAATAATTTCCCTAGTTTTTTACGCTCTTCATATATTTCGGCATCACTTCCTCTCGAAAAATAAATTCGCTCAAAGGAACAGGCTTTTCGTTCTCTAGGCTCTATAATCTTCTTTATAGAAGTTTCTCCGCTTTTCTTTATAATAATTGCTTTTCCCGGATCCAGCTCTATTACTTTTTCAAACGGCACATTAAAAACAGTCTGTATTACAGGGCGTTCTGAAGCGACTACTACCACTTCATCATCCTTATAATAGTATGCTGGTCTAATTCCAGAAGGATCTCTTAGTACAAAAGCATCTCCATGCCCAAGCATACCGGCCATTGCATATCCACCATCCCAGTCTTTGGAAGATTTCTTCAGAATCTTTGCTACATTAAGACGCTCTACTATCTGTGGGGAAGCATCTACTTTGCTAAATCCTTCTTTCTTTAATTTCTTATATAGTTTTGCAACTTCAGAATCCAGGAAGTGTCCTATTTTCTCCATCACCGTTACAGTATCCACATGATCTTTGGGATGCTGACCTAATCGAACCAGGTTCTTAAACAGCTCATGATTATTCGTCATATTAAAATTCCCGGCTACAATAAGGTTTCTATGCATCCAGTTATTCTGCCTCAGAAACGGGTGTACACTTTCTACACTATTTTTCCCAAAAGTTCCATATCGTACATGTCCAAGAAACACTTCTCCTATATATGGAATGTTCTTTTTTTGCAGCGCTACATCATTTGTATATTCGGGATTTGCTGTAAGCTCTTTGTTTATTCGTTCATTAACCTGAGAAAAAATATCCTGTATAGGCATTGATTGACAAGAACGAACTCTGCTTATATAGCGCTCTCCCGGGGACATATCCAATTTGATACTCGCTAAACCGGCTCCATCCTGACCACGGTTATGTTGTTTTTCCATCATCAGGTACATTTTATTTACTCCATAAAATGCACTACCATACTTTTCTTTGTAGTATTCTAACGGCTTTAGAAGTCTAACTAATGCAATTCCGCATTCGTGTTTTAAAGCATCACTCATTGTATTCCTATTTCTAGTTGTTGTGTTTGTTATATTGCTCCTTACTTTCTATAAGGGATTATGCTAATTCTATTTCGAACTGCGTCAATTCTCTAAATTGCTGCAATCTTTGATAAACTTCTACCTTATCGAGGTTTTGAATTCTTTCTGTTCCGAATTTCTCTACACAAAACGAAGCTAAATTTGATCCGTGTATCACTGCTTTTTTCATATTATCAAAAGAAACATCTTCTGTTTTGGCTAAATATCCTGAGAACCCTCCTGCAAATGTATCTCCTGCTCCTGTTGGATCAAACACTTCTTCTAATGGTAATGCCGGTGCGAAGAACACCTGTTCCTTATGGAATAATAATGCTCCATGCTCTCCTTTTTTAATTACGATATACTTAGGACCCATTTCTGCAATTACTCTTGCTGCTCTTACTAAAGAATATTCTCCACTCAACTGTCTCGCTTCTTCATCATTGATTGTAATTACATCAACTCGGGCAATTACTTTTTTTAAGTCTTCCAATGCATTATCCATCCAAAAATTCATTGTGTCCAGTATCGCTAACTTTGGCTTTGCAGTAAGCTGATCTAAAACACTTAACTGAACCAACGGGTGTAGATTACCTAACATGACAATTTCCGAATCTTTATATGTATCAGGAACAACCGGATTAAAATCTGCTAATACATTCAATTGGGTTTCCAGCGTATCTCTGGAATTTAAATCATTATGATATTTTCCTCTCCAGAAAAAAGTTTTTCCCCCTTTTACTACTTCAATAGCAGAGGTGTCAATATCTTTTTTCTGAAACATCTCTATATATTCACTTGGAAAGTCTTCTCCTACTACAGATACAATTGCAGAAGAAGTATTAAAATAAGAGGCAGACAATCCTATATAAGTCCCTGCTCCTCCTAAAATTTTATCGGTTTTACCAAAAGGTGTTTCGATAGCGTCAAAAGCTACACTTCCTACGATAAGTAATTTACTCATAAAAACAGCCGTTATTTTTTTTGCAAATATACGTTTTACTTTTCAGTAGGAAAGCGATTTGCTTACAAGCTTACCTCCCTTGAAAATCAACCAATATCAACTCTAGCATTTTAGTGTACTATTCAGATGTCTGATGCTATATTATTTTTAATCATTCTACTTTAAAAAAGACATTATTCTTTTCTTTTCGAATAGTTTTTCTACTCAATAATCAACCTGAAATTTCTTCGACACTTGCATCGAAAGTAGTTTTTTTGTCAAAAATTCCCGCTTTATATATTTTTTGAGTCAAAAAATAATTTAAAACTTCTTTTTACCCTAAAAGCATTGTTTTATAAGGGTTTTACCTTATTTAATTCTTACAAGAATCAGACAAAAACAAGCATAAATGTTAATTTTTGAACGAAAAAAATGCTTTTTTCTTAAATTTTTCATAAAATTTTTACGTTATTTGTAGGAACACAAACTTTCAATAATTATGAAAAAATTAAAATTAACTAAACTAGCTTTAGTTACTTCCCTGTCTATTTTATTCTTTAACTGTGAAAAGGATACAGAAGCTGTATTTGAAGATAATTCTATTGACAGCTCTAAAAATGCTCATGTTTGTATTGCTAAATGGGATGCTCCTGGAAACGGGAAAGCAGCCAGTGTAAAAGCAAAACAATGGCAACCTGGTCAAACTATTCGTGTAAAGTTCTTAAATGGAAGCAATTATGTTCAGTCCAAAGTACGACAATATGCCGTAGAATGGGAGAAATATGCCAACCTAAAGTTTCAATGGGTTTCTTCTAATAGTAGTGCGAACATTAAAATTGGTTTTAGAGAAGGGCAATTTGCTAACGAAACCGGTTCTTGGTCTTATTTAGGAACTGACTCTAATGATCATGCGCACAGTATGCATTTTGGATGGTTTAATGACTCTACTTCTGATACAGAATTTAGACGAACTACTATTCATGAATTTGGACATGCACTTGGATTAATCCACGAACACCAAAACCCTGTTGCAGGAATCAACTGGGATAAAGAAGCTGTATATGCTTACTATGCGGGACCACCAAACAACTGGTCAAGAGCACAAGTTGATCATAACCTTTTCAGACGTTATGAAGCAAATATTAGTAACTATAGTCAGTACGATCCTTTATCTATTATGCATTACCCTATTCCTGCTGAACACACTTTGGACAGAGTAGCCGTAGGTTCTAATACTCGTCTATCACAAACAGACAAAGCATTTATCGGTAGCATATACCCATTTCCTGATACTGGAGGAGATATTTGCGATGGTGTAGAAGAGTATAACGGAAACAGATCTTACAATGTAGGTGATAAAGTAACCTATAGAGGAACACTATATCAAAGAACAAGTAGCGGATGGAATAATCTTGGTCAATGTGGAACTGTGAGTAATGATCCTTGTGCAGGTGTAGAAGAGTATAACGGAAACAGATCATACAATGTAGGTGATAAAGTAACCTATAGAGGAACACTATACCAAAGAACAGTTAGTGGATGGAATAACCTTGGTGCATGTGGTAGCTAATAAAAAGCATTCATGTATCTGGATTATTTTAATACGCCAGATTAAAAAATCTTATTATTCATAAAAAAAGCTCCGGCATATCACCGGAGCTTTTTATTTCTATCTTTATTGTACGTCAGAAATCAACTAGTTATTTTCGTCCAAAATCTGCCGGAATTTCTCCCCAGACTTTTGTTTCCCATTTTACAATCGTAGTTGTATAGGTATTCGTCTTTAACCATTGAATTGCTCTATCCACCAAAGTAAACATCTCTTGGTTTCTCGATGTTCTTTTCAGGCTTGTTTTGCATTGTTTTTTTCGTACCCAGCCCATTGCTATTTTAGAATCTGTATATAAGATACGATCACTTCCTTTCTTTTTCAGATACGCCAGCCCATGTACCAATGCAAGAAACTCTCCTATATTATTAGTCCCCTCATTAAAAGGTCCCTGATGAAAAAGCTGTTCTTTTGTTTGTGTATCCACTCCTCTATATTCCATCTTACCCGGATTGCCACTAGACGCTGCATCCACAGCAATAGAATATAAATCAGGTTCTCCTATACGGTCTATAAGATCCTGAGAAAGCACCTTTTTAGTCTTGGTTCCTTTATAATCCTCATAAACACCTTTATAAGCTTCTTTTGCCAAATCAAAAGACTCAAACGATTTATACTTGGCATTTGCATATCCATTGATCATGGCTTTGCAATCATCCCATGTCATATAAATACCTGGACGGTGCCCTTCCCAGACCACATAAAACTTTTCTTTTTTTTTAGCCATTTTGTTTTATGCTTCTACTGAGAAAAGAAGATTCTCTATCACTTCGGGAAAATGTTTGTATTCTAATTGATGTACTGACATCGCTACATCTTCTGGAGTGTCCCCCTCTTGTACCGGGGTTGTTGCCTGAAATATAATTGCTCCTTCGTCATAAAACTCATTGACATAATGAATGGTAATTCCAGTTTCCTGCTCCTTATTATCTACTACAGCTTTATGTACATGACTTCCATACATTCCTTTTCCTCCATATTTAGGCAAGAGCGCAGGATGAATATTAATCACTTTATTAGTAAAAGCATCAATAATATTCTTAGGAAAAATCCATAAAAACCCGGCTAAAACAATCATATCAGGTTTAGCATCATTCAGGATTCGCAGTACTTCATTGGAGTTATAAAATGAATCTCTATCAAAGTGCAGGGCTTTTACGCCAAGCCTGTGCGCTCTTTGAAGTACTTTGGCTCGTTGGTTATTAGAAAACACATGAGTAACCTCTGCGTTTTTCTTCTTTGCAAAGTATTTGATGATATTCTCGGCATTAGAACCCGATCCGGAAGCAAAAATGATAATACGCTTCATATAGTAGTTGATGATATTGATTTAAAAAATACAAAAAAAATAATTATTATTCATTCAATCACTAGCAAAAACGCAATACTTTCCTATATTTGATAAAATACAACACATTTTTATACGATTGTGGGGTTTTAAAATAAAGTTTTTTATTTTTGCCACTCAAATTAAAAAATTAAAATCAAACATTATGTCAGACATTGCATCAAGAGTAAAAGCGATAATCGTTGACAAACTAGGAGTAGACGAAAACGAAGTAGTGAACGAGGCTAGCTTCACAAACGATTTAGGCGCTGATTCATTAGACACTGTAGAACTGATTATGGAATTCGAAAAAGAATTTGATATCCAGATTCCAGACGATCAAGCTGAAAATATTGCAACAGTTGGTCAAGCAATATCTTATATTGAAGACGCAAAAAAATAATAACCTCACAACAGAATATGAATCTTAAGCGAGTTGTAGTCACAGGACTAGGTGCATTAACACCTATCGGTAACAATATTAATGAGTATTGGAATGCTTTAAAAGAAGGTAAGAGCGGGTGCGCTCCTATCACTTATTTTGATACCGAAAAATTCAAGACTAAATTTGCTTGCGAAGTCAAAAATTATATCCCAACAGATTATTTTGACAGAAAAGAAGCACGTAAACTAGATAGATTTGCACAATATGCTATTGTTTCTTCTCAAGAAGCAATACAGGATGCTGCAATCGACTTGGATAAAGTTGACAAATTTAGAGTAGGTGTGATCTGGGGAGCTGGAATCGGAGGATTAGAAACTTTTCAGGAAGAAGTTCTTGGTTACGCAAAAGGAGATGGAACACCGCGTTTTAATCCTTTCTTCATCCCTAAGATGATCGCCGATATTGCACCAGGACATATTTCTATCAGAAATGGTTTTATGGGACCTAACTATACTACTGTTTCAGCTTGTGCTTCTTCGGCTAATGCATTAATCGATGCCTTAAACTACATTCGTTTAGGACATTGTGATATCATTGTTACCGGAGGAAGTGAAGCAGCTGTAACCATTGCTGGTATGGGAGGGTTTAATGCTATGCATGCTCTATCCACAAGAAATGACAGTCCAGAAACTGCCTCCAGACCTTTTGACGCTACCAGAGATGGTTTTGTACTAGGAGAAGGTAGTGGAGCACTTATTCTTGAAGAATACGAACACGCTAAAGCACGTGGCGCTAAAATCTATGCCGAAGTGGTCGGTGGTGGTATGTCTAGTGATGCTCATCATATGACAGCCCCTCATCCCGAAGGTATCGGAGTTGAACGCGTAATGCTTAACTGTTTAAGAGATGCCGGAGTATCCCCAGAACAAGTAGATGCTATTAACACTCACGGAACTTCAACTCCTTTAGGAGATGTTGCCGAGTTAAAAGCAATTACTAAAGTTTTTGGAGATCACGCTCCGAACATCAATATCAATTCTACGAAATCTATGACAGGTCACCTGCTTGGTGCTGCCGGAGCTATTGAAGCAATTGCTTCTATTCTGGCGATGGAACACGGGGTTGTACCGCCAACCATCAATCACACTACTGCAGATGAGAACATAGATTCTTCGTTAAACCTGACCTTAAACAAAGCACAAAACCGCGAAATTAAGTATGCTATGAGTAATACTTTTGGCTTTGGTGGTCATAATGCTTGTGTATTATTAAAGAAACTAGACGAGTAATACATGAATATTATTCGAAACATATTAAATTCCCGCTCTGAAAAGAACGGGAATTTTTTTATCAGAATTCAAAAAATACTGGGATTCAAGCCTAAAAACATTGCGAATTACGAAAAAGCATTTACACATCGTTCTCTGAATCTAAAAGACAAAAAGGGAAATGCTATAAATTATGAACGGCTTGAATTTTTAGGAGACGCAATGCTCAGTAGCGTTATCGCTGCACATCTGTTCAAGGAAGTTCCCGAAGGAAACGAAGGGTACCTCACAAAAATGCGGGCAAAAGTAGTTAGTAGAAAACACCTCAATGAATTAGGAAAGGATCTAAAACTCATCGAGCTTGTCCGTACCAATATCCCCAAATCACAATTTGGAATTAACATACACGGGAACTTATTCGAAGCTTTAATCGGTGCAATCTATCTGGATAGAGGATTTGTGTATTGTGAGCGATTTATACAAGAATCCGTAATTAATCCGTATGTAGATATCGAAAGTCTGGAAGGGCAAATTATCAGCTATAAAAGCTTACTTATCGAATGGTGTCAGAAAGAAAAAAATAATTTTAATTACGAAATTTACGAAGATACCGGAAAAGACGAAATCCGACATTTTGCAGTTAAACTGTGGATTGATGAAAAAGTAGTTGCCAAAGCAAGGGCAACCTCTAAAAAGAAAGCAGAAGAAAAAGCCTCTAAAAGAGCATACTTTGCCCTTCAATCCAAAATTAACTCTCAAAAATAACTTGCATTTTATCCTCCTGAAAAAAGCGGTTCTTCTTCAATAAATAATCGAAAAAGTAAAGATATTAACTCAATCGTTTTCGTGTAAGACTTTATATTTATTTAAAGTTAGCAGCGAGATTTATTTTGTATATTTCGGATTAATTCAGAAAACAAGTGACACGTGGCTGTTCAGCGATTAGTTTTAGATACAATAGAGGATGAGGATTATGAATTAATCGCCATTCACTCTTCTATTGCTCCTTATCGCTTAGCCTTTTTACTCAACAAAACACTGAATATCAGGCTGCATAGAAAAAAAGAAGACATCATCTTCGAATACGAAAAAATTACCGCCAGTTTTCCCTGGTATCAATACGAAGATCACTTTCAATACAGCACCTATAGTTTATTAGGTAACACCTATAAGACAAAAACAATATCACAACCTCCGATACAAGAAGGATTATTTGTTACTACTGAAGAAACCTATGTCACAAAACGATTAATTCCCGAATTAAAGAAGGTAGATTTTTTCTTAAAAATAGAGACTGAGGATTTGAGTTTTTCTACAAAATCCATCATTGCATCTCTCATACAAATACCACAGGTAATCACAGCTTATACAGTAGATTACTCCCAACTAAAATCAAAGAACAATTTAATATTCGAATAATGTCAAAACATAAAAGAACCAAAATAGTTGCTACCCTAGGTCCTGCTACCAGCAGTAAGAAGATCTTAAAACAGATGTTGGATGCCGGGGTAAATGTATTCAGGATAAACTTTTCTCATGCTAATTATGATGACATCAAAGAACGCATAAAAATGATCCGTGAACTCAATGAAAAATTTGGGTACAATGCAGCTATTCTAGGAGATTTACAAGGTCCGAAACTACGGGTCGGTGTTATGAAAGGGGATATTATTGTCAATAACGGAGATGTTATAGATTTTGTAACCGGTACTCCTTTTGAAGGAACCGCAGATAAGGTCTATATGAATTATGAGAGTTTTCCTAAAGATGTCAAAACAGGGGAACGTATTCTCTTGGATGACGGAAAACTAATCTTTGAAGTTGTATCTACCAATAAAAAAGATACTGTTACCGCAAAAGTATTACAAGGAGGACCGCTTCGTTCCAAAAAAGGAGTTAATCTCCCCAATACGAATATATCATTGCCAGCACTAACCGAAAAAGATGTAAAAGATGCCACTTTTGCTTGTAAGCAGGAAGTTGACTGGATCGCTTTATCATTTGTAAGACATGCACAAGATCTGATGGAACTTCAGGATCTTATTGCTAAAGAATCAGATTATAAAATTCCGATTATTGCTAAAATCGAGAAACCTGAGGGAGTAGAAAACATAGATAAAATTGTAGCATACTGTGATGGCTTAATGGTTGCCCGAGGAGATCTGGGAGTAGAAATTCCTGCCGAAGAGGTTCCATTAATCCAAAAGAAATTGGTTCTTAAAGCAAAAACAGCCCGAATTCCTGTAATAATTGCTACTCAGATGATGGAAACGATGATCGATAGCCTAACGCCTACCAGAGCCGAGGTAAACGATGTCGCTAACTCTGTTATGGACGGGGCGGATGCTGTCATGTTATCCGGAGAAACCTCTGTAGGAAAATATCCTGTACAGGTAATAGAAACAATGTCTAAGGTTATCCGAAGTGTAGAGAATTCTTCTCTTATTCAGGTGCCTCAAAATCCACCACATATCAGAACCAATCGTTTTATTACCAAATCGATCTGCTATCATGCAGCTCATATGGCGAATGATATCGAAGCTAAAGCTATTTCTACATTGACCAATAGTGGATATACTGCTTTTCAGATTTCTGCCTGGAGACCCGATGCAGAGATTCTCGTTTTTACCAGTAATAAGAGAATCCTTTCTCAGCTCAGCTTGTTATGGGGAGTAAAGGTTTTCTATTATGATAAATATGTAACTACAGATGAAACTGTAGAAGACGTAAATAATCTGGCTAAAGAAAAAGGGTTTGTACAAAAAGGAGATATGCTTATTAATTTAGTAGCCATGCCTATCTCGGAAAAAGGGATGGTAAACACCCTGCGAGTTTCTTTGATATAAGAAAGAAGTTCTATACTTATTTTTATAATTTACAAAAAAAAGGAGAAGCGAATATCGCTTCTCCTTTTCTCTTTATCGCGTGAATTAAATTAACGCTTGATTAATTTCTCTTTATATGAGAATATGTTTTTATCATCAACTACAGAAACAATGTAGGTACCTGTTGCATACGCTTGTGTATCAAGCTGCACCTTTGTTGTTCCTTTTGTCAACACCTCTTCTTTGCTGTAGATTACTTTGCCAGTAAGGTCAGAAATCACTACCATTACTGTTGCTTGTGTTATCGTTTTAAAAGAAAGAGTCAACTGATGCTGTACAGGGTTCGGAGCGATTGTGACATTCGTTTCTTCTAAGGCGATTTCTTCTGTCAGCAATTCACTGGCAAATAATGATTCCGACTTTGTTTGTGTCATTGGAGCAGCTTTACTTTTTGCCGGTACAGTATCCAGGCATGCAATTGCATCCAGATCATACCCATCTGCAAACCATGGAAACAAGGACTTGTCACTTATATCAACTACTTTGATAAACTTAGCAGATCGCAGTTTTCCTGCTGCCAGATCAAACTCTCCATCCTGACAGGTTGTTCCAAGAGATACGAAATGATCTCCGTCTACAGAAGCAAATACCTCTGCTTTTTCTGGAAAATATTGACACGGTACATTACCAAAAAAGCCTGTCGATTCATATACCGCAAATTCATTAGCATCTTTATTATCATAAATTTCATTGGTCAACTCTATAGTGATTTCTCCTCCAAATCCGAGACTCACAAAATTAAAGTATCTGTTCTCCCTTGGTTTTCCCAAAGCTTTTTTGGGGTTACTTCTATATCGGGGAACACGACGTCCATCTTTTCTTCTTCCTTGTTTAAAGGCAGCAATGTTTCCTCCTAAACAATTATTATCTACAATAGCAGGTTCTAGTAAGAACCTTGCAGATACCGGCAGGTGGTCCGAAGTATTTCTGGCATAATCGTTATCATACACTTCATAATGTACAGATACGGAGGTATCCACATATGCATCGACCAACTCATTAGTCATCATAATATGATCAATCATATTTTCTCTAAAAACATATGAGCGAAGTCCTGCTTCACTCAATGCTGCAGAAACGATTGTATAGTTAGTAGTGTCTTTTACATAGGCATCAAAACTAGAAAGCGGAGACGAAATATCTGCCACTGTTTCATCTACATCATCATTATAATCACCTAACAACAATACATTTCTATCGGCATAATACGTATCTAGTGTATCTTTTAGTATCTCTACATCATACTTTCTCATATCATATCGATTCTGGGCATCAGTACTTCTGTTTGCCCGGGCGTGAAGTGCAATCAAATCAATCCGCTCAGTTACTCCATCTACTGTCACATCTGCTGTCATTAGAAATGGCAGCCTTCCACTAGCATAAAAGCGGGTAGGGTCACCGGGATAATCGC contains:
- a CDS encoding matrixin family metalloprotease, giving the protein MKKLKLTKLALVTSLSILFFNCEKDTEAVFEDNSIDSSKNAHVCIAKWDAPGNGKAASVKAKQWQPGQTIRVKFLNGSNYVQSKVRQYAVEWEKYANLKFQWVSSNSSANIKIGFREGQFANETGSWSYLGTDSNDHAHSMHFGWFNDSTSDTEFRRTTIHEFGHALGLIHEHQNPVAGINWDKEAVYAYYAGPPNNWSRAQVDHNLFRRYEANISNYSQYDPLSIMHYPIPAEHTLDRVAVGSNTRLSQTDKAFIGSIYPFPDTGGDICDGVEEYNGNRSYNVGDKVTYRGTLYQRTSSGWNNLGQCGTVSNDPCAGVEEYNGNRSYNVGDKVTYRGTLYQRTVSGWNNLGACGS
- the fabF gene encoding beta-ketoacyl-ACP synthase II — translated: MNLKRVVVTGLGALTPIGNNINEYWNALKEGKSGCAPITYFDTEKFKTKFACEVKNYIPTDYFDRKEARKLDRFAQYAIVSSQEAIQDAAIDLDKVDKFRVGVIWGAGIGGLETFQEEVLGYAKGDGTPRFNPFFIPKMIADIAPGHISIRNGFMGPNYTTVSACASSANALIDALNYIRLGHCDIIVTGGSEAAVTIAGMGGFNAMHALSTRNDSPETASRPFDATRDGFVLGEGSGALILEEYEHAKARGAKIYAEVVGGGMSSDAHHMTAPHPEGIGVERVMLNCLRDAGVSPEQVDAINTHGTSTPLGDVAELKAITKVFGDHAPNININSTKSMTGHLLGAAGAIEAIASILAMEHGVVPPTINHTTADENIDSSLNLTLNKAQNREIKYAMSNTFGFGGHNACVLLKKLDE
- a CDS encoding viroplasmin family protein is translated as MAKKKEKFYVVWEGHRPGIYMTWDDCKAMINGYANAKYKSFESFDLAKEAYKGVYEDYKGTKTKKVLSQDLIDRIGEPDLYSIAVDAASSGNPGKMEYRGVDTQTKEQLFHQGPFNEGTNNIGEFLALVHGLAYLKKKGSDRILYTDSKIAMGWVRKKQCKTSLKRTSRNQEMFTLVDRAIQWLKTNTYTTTIVKWETKVWGEIPADFGRK
- the purN gene encoding phosphoribosylglycinamide formyltransferase; its protein translation is MKRIIIFASGSGSNAENIIKYFAKKKNAEVTHVFSNNQRAKVLQRAHRLGVKALHFDRDSFYNSNEVLRILNDAKPDMIVLAGFLWIFPKNIIDAFTNKVINIHPALLPKYGGKGMYGSHVHKAVVDNKEQETGITIHYVNEFYDEGAIIFQATTPVQEGDTPEDVAMSVHQLEYKHFPEVIENLLFSVEA
- a CDS encoding PfkB family carbohydrate kinase codes for the protein MSKLLIVGSVAFDAIETPFGKTDKILGGAGTYIGLSASYFNTSSAIVSVVGEDFPSEYIEMFQKKDIDTSAIEVVKGGKTFFWRGKYHNDLNSRDTLETQLNVLADFNPVVPDTYKDSEIVMLGNLHPLVQLSVLDQLTAKPKLAILDTMNFWMDNALEDLKKVIARVDVITINDEEARQLSGEYSLVRAARVIAEMGPKYIVIKKGEHGALLFHKEQVFFAPALPLEEVFDPTGAGDTFAGGFSGYLAKTEDVSFDNMKKAVIHGSNLASFCVEKFGTERIQNLDKVEVYQRLQQFRELTQFEIELA
- a CDS encoding superoxide dismutase — encoded protein: MSFELPKLDYAFDALEPHIDARTMEIHHDKHHAGYTNKLNAAISGTDLEGKTIENILINLDLSNGAVRNNGGGYYNHSLFWKIMSPNGGGKPSGELEEAINKSFGSFEAFKDAFSSAAAGQFGSGWAWLCVREGGELEVCGTPNQDNPLMPNVGCSGTPILGLDVWEHAYYLNYQNKRPDYIAAFFNVIDWNEVSKRFAQNK
- a CDS encoding amidophosphoribosyltransferase — translated: MSDALKHECGIALVRLLKPLEYYKEKYGSAFYGVNKMYLMMEKQHNRGQDGAGLASIKLDMSPGERYISRVRSCQSMPIQDIFSQVNERINKELTANPEYTNDVALQKKNIPYIGEVFLGHVRYGTFGKNSVESVHPFLRQNNWMHRNLIVAGNFNMTNNHELFKNLVRLGQHPKDHVDTVTVMEKIGHFLDSEVAKLYKKLKKEGFSKVDASPQIVERLNVAKILKKSSKDWDGGYAMAGMLGHGDAFVLRDPSGIRPAYYYKDDEVVVVASERPVIQTVFNVPFEKVIELDPGKAIIIKKSGETSIKKIIEPRERKACSFERIYFSRGSDAEIYEERKKLGKLLMPQVLKEINHDTLNTVFSFIPNTAETSFYGLVEAAQDELNKQKNETILKEKEGLTNERLKEILSHRLRTEKIAIKDAKLRTFITEDSSRDDLVAHVYDVTYGVVKSEDNLVVIDDSIVRGTTLKKSIIKMLDRLNPKKIIIVSSAPQIRYPDCYGIDMARMEGLIAFKAAIELLKENGNYDLVEQVYEQCKEQENLPDEEVKNHVTKIYNSFSDQEISDKIAEMLSDSTVKAEVKIIFQTVEKLHEACPKNLGDWYFTGDYPTPGGNRVVNKAFINFYEGKNERAY
- a CDS encoding acyl carrier protein, producing MSDIASRVKAIIVDKLGVDENEVVNEASFTNDLGADSLDTVELIMEFEKEFDIQIPDDQAENIATVGQAISYIEDAKK